Proteins from one Embleya scabrispora genomic window:
- a CDS encoding amino acid permease — protein MANALFRTKNIEQSIQDTDEPEGHGLRRELSALDLMVFGVGVVVGTGIFVLTGTAAKDYAGPAVALSFVLAGVVCGLAALCYAEFASTVPVAGSAYTFSYTTLGELPAWIIGWDLILELALGVGVVSIGWSGYLNSLLSQAGLELPEAITAAPGDGGKVNLPALLLVLGVAAILVFGVKLSARFNLVMVTIKIAIVLLVIFAGLFFVKSGNYNPFVPDSQPPSSGHGGLKAPLVQTLFGFEPQIYGAMGIFSGAALVFFAYIGFDVVATAAEETRKPQRDMPIGILGSLVICTILYVSVSLVVVGMQRYDMLSSAAPLAEAFRSVDKGWIATIISIGAVAGLTTVCMILMMGQSRVFFAMSRDGLLPPLFARVHPKYGTPHVSTMLIAVVVAAIAGFTPIHEIDVMVNIGTLFAFLVVAASVLILRRTRPELPRAFRVPLVPWLPILSMLATLWLMINLSGETWLRFLVWMVAGFAVYFFYGARHSRLR, from the coding sequence ATGGCCAACGCTTTGTTTCGGACCAAGAACATCGAACAGTCCATCCAGGACACCGACGAACCCGAAGGGCACGGCCTGCGCCGGGAGTTGTCCGCCCTGGACCTGATGGTCTTCGGGGTCGGCGTGGTGGTCGGCACGGGCATCTTCGTGCTCACCGGCACGGCGGCGAAGGACTACGCCGGCCCCGCGGTCGCGCTGTCCTTCGTGCTGGCGGGGGTCGTCTGCGGGCTCGCCGCGCTGTGTTACGCCGAGTTCGCGTCCACGGTCCCGGTGGCGGGTTCCGCGTACACGTTCTCCTACACCACGCTCGGCGAACTGCCCGCGTGGATCATCGGATGGGACCTGATCCTCGAACTCGCGCTCGGCGTCGGGGTGGTCTCGATCGGCTGGTCGGGGTATCTGAACTCGCTGCTCTCACAGGCGGGCCTCGAACTGCCCGAGGCGATCACCGCCGCGCCGGGCGACGGAGGCAAGGTCAACCTGCCGGCGCTGCTGCTGGTGCTCGGCGTCGCGGCGATCCTCGTGTTCGGGGTCAAGCTGTCGGCGAGGTTCAACCTCGTGATGGTCACCATCAAGATCGCGATCGTGCTGCTCGTGATCTTCGCCGGGCTGTTCTTCGTCAAGTCCGGCAACTACAACCCGTTCGTGCCCGATTCGCAGCCGCCGTCGTCGGGTCACGGCGGGCTCAAGGCGCCGCTGGTGCAGACCCTGTTCGGGTTCGAGCCGCAGATCTACGGCGCGATGGGGATCTTCTCCGGCGCGGCGCTGGTGTTCTTCGCGTACATCGGCTTCGACGTGGTCGCCACCGCCGCCGAGGAGACCCGCAAGCCGCAGCGCGACATGCCGATCGGGATCCTCGGCTCGCTGGTGATCTGCACGATCCTGTACGTCTCGGTGTCCCTGGTCGTGGTGGGGATGCAGCGCTACGACATGTTGTCCTCCGCCGCGCCGTTGGCGGAGGCGTTCCGGTCGGTCGACAAGGGCTGGATCGCGACGATCATCAGCATCGGCGCGGTGGCCGGGCTGACCACGGTGTGCATGATCTTGATGATGGGGCAGAGCCGGGTCTTCTTCGCGATGAGCCGGGACGGGCTGCTGCCGCCGCTGTTCGCCAGGGTGCATCCCAAGTACGGCACGCCGCATGTCAGTACGATGCTGATCGCGGTGGTGGTCGCGGCGATCGCCGGGTTCACCCCGATCCACGAGATCGACGTGATGGTCAACATCGGGACGCTGTTCGCGTTCCTGGTGGTCGCGGCGAGCGTATTGATCCTGCGCCGGACCAGGCCGGAGTTGCCGCGTGCGTTCCGGGTGCCGCTGGTGCCGTGGTTGCCGATTCTGTCGATGCTGGCCACGTTGTGGTTGATGATCAACCTCAGCGGCGAGACGTGGCTGCGGTTCCTGGTGTGGATGGTGGCCGGGTTCGCCGTCTACTTCTTCTACGGGGCCAGGCACAGCCGACTGCGTTGA
- the dxs gene encoding 1-deoxy-D-xylulose-5-phosphate synthase — protein MKEERVALLDGIRGPRDLKALSPEQLAQLADEIRTFLVESVAKTGGHLGPNLGVVELTIAMHRVFESPRDKILFDTGHQSYVHKIVTGRKDGFDRLRQADGLSGYPSRAESEHDVIENSHASTVLSWADGLAKAHQVRGQSDRHVVAVIGDGALTGGMAWEALNNIAAAKDRPVIIVVNDNERSYGPTQGGLADHLATLRTTRGYERFLEWGKGVLGRTPVVGGPVYDMLHGAKKGLKDAVAPQGLFEDLGLKYVGPIDGHDVEAVENALRRARGFGGPVIVHAITQKGKGYAHAVNDAADQFHSVGVIHPETGLPVKKSGASWTSVFADEMVAVADEREDVVGITAAMLIPVGLHKFAAKYPERVFDVGIAEQHAVTSAAGLATGGLHPVVAVYATFLNRAFDQVLMDVALHRCGVTFVLDRAGVTGPDGASHNGMWDMSILQVVPGLRLAAPRDATQVRAQLREAMDVDDAPTVVRFGKGAVGPDIEAIGRIDGMDVLRRTGPERNGGGEGGDVLIVTVGQMAETGIEVADRLADQGIAATVVDPRWVKPVPAGLAPLAARHRLVVTIEDNGRAGGVGAAIAQSMRDARVDVPLRDFGIPQEFLDHAERDEVLARIGLNAQDISRQVVEEIASKTADADAEQHETTA, from the coding sequence ATGAAGGAGGAACGGGTGGCCCTGCTGGACGGCATTCGAGGACCCCGTGATCTCAAAGCCCTCTCGCCCGAGCAGCTCGCACAGCTCGCGGACGAGATCCGCACCTTCCTGGTGGAGTCCGTCGCCAAGACCGGCGGACACCTGGGTCCCAACCTCGGTGTGGTCGAGTTGACCATCGCGATGCACCGGGTGTTCGAGTCCCCGCGCGACAAGATCCTCTTCGACACCGGACACCAGAGCTACGTGCACAAGATCGTGACCGGTCGCAAGGACGGATTCGACCGGCTCCGTCAGGCCGACGGCCTGTCGGGCTACCCCAGCCGCGCCGAGTCCGAGCACGACGTGATCGAGAACTCGCACGCCTCCACGGTGTTGTCCTGGGCCGACGGCCTGGCCAAGGCCCACCAGGTGCGCGGCCAGAGCGACCGGCACGTGGTCGCGGTGATCGGCGACGGCGCGCTCACCGGCGGCATGGCATGGGAGGCGCTGAACAACATCGCCGCGGCCAAGGACCGGCCGGTGATCATCGTCGTCAACGACAACGAGCGCTCCTACGGTCCCACCCAGGGCGGCCTGGCCGACCACCTGGCGACGCTGCGCACCACGCGCGGCTACGAGCGGTTCCTGGAGTGGGGCAAGGGCGTCCTGGGCCGCACCCCGGTCGTCGGCGGCCCGGTCTACGACATGCTGCACGGCGCCAAGAAGGGCCTCAAGGACGCGGTCGCGCCGCAGGGCCTGTTCGAGGACCTGGGCCTGAAGTACGTCGGCCCGATCGACGGGCACGACGTCGAGGCCGTGGAGAACGCGCTGCGTCGGGCCCGCGGCTTCGGCGGGCCGGTGATCGTGCACGCGATCACCCAAAAGGGCAAGGGCTACGCGCACGCGGTCAACGACGCGGCCGACCAGTTCCACTCGGTCGGCGTGATCCACCCCGAGACCGGCCTGCCGGTGAAGAAGTCGGGCGCGTCGTGGACGTCGGTGTTCGCCGACGAGATGGTCGCCGTCGCCGACGAGCGGGAGGACGTCGTGGGCATCACCGCCGCGATGCTGATCCCGGTCGGGCTGCACAAGTTCGCCGCGAAGTATCCCGAGCGGGTGTTCGACGTCGGAATCGCCGAGCAGCACGCGGTCACCTCGGCGGCGGGCCTGGCAACCGGCGGGCTGCACCCGGTGGTCGCGGTGTACGCGACCTTCCTCAACCGCGCCTTCGACCAGGTGCTGATGGACGTCGCGCTGCACCGGTGCGGGGTGACGTTCGTGCTCGACCGCGCCGGGGTGACCGGGCCGGACGGGGCCAGCCACAACGGCATGTGGGACATGTCGATCCTCCAAGTCGTCCCGGGGCTGCGGCTGGCCGCGCCGCGTGACGCCACGCAGGTGCGTGCCCAACTGCGCGAGGCGATGGACGTCGACGACGCGCCGACCGTGGTGCGCTTCGGCAAGGGCGCGGTGGGCCCCGACATCGAGGCGATCGGCCGGATCGACGGCATGGACGTACTGCGCCGCACCGGCCCCGAGCGCAACGGCGGCGGCGAGGGCGGCGACGTGCTGATCGTGACCGTCGGGCAGATGGCCGAGACCGGGATCGAGGTCGCCGACCGGCTCGCCGACCAGGGCATCGCGGCGACCGTGGTCGACCCGCGCTGGGTCAAGCCCGTACCGGCCGGCCTCGCGCCGCTCGCGGCCCGGCACCGGCTCGTGGTCACCATCGAGGACAACGGCCGCGCCGGCGGTGTCGGCGCGGCGATCGCCCAGTCGATGCGCGACGCCCGGGTGGACGTGCCGCTGCGCGACTTCGGCATCCCGCAGGAGTTCCTGGACCACGCCGAGCGGGACGAGGTGCTGGCGCGGATCGGGCTGAACGCCCAGGACATCTCGCGCCAGGTGGTCGAGGAGATCGCGTCCAAGACCGCCGACGCCGACGCCGAGCAGCACGAGACGACGGCCTGA